The Fusarium fujikuroi IMI 58289 draft genome, chromosome FFUJ_chr05 DNA segment ACAGtgatatcaagaagcacTAGACAttgataagcttatttatgGACTCTGCGGAGGTATCAAAATAGTCCGAGAGGGTATGGCTCCACAAAGTTGTGAATATAGagattttatagatattaaatCTAGAATATTTATATGAGAGTTGAAGCCGTGCACCTTTTGAAATGCCTGTTCATAGAAGATCAAAACGCAGACGGTATCAAGCCTTTTACCACCCTTCCAACTTTCCTGTGTATGAAAATAAAAATCCGATGACCAAATTCTTCTAGAATAACTGTTGTCTCAGATGATTACAGATTCTGCGCCTCTGCAAGCCTCCACGCGTGCAGCCCACGTGGGCGTGATATGCCTGCCACTCCCGACAACTCGGCACTCTGACTTGAAACTTCCGAGCTAGAAACACCCGAGAAAACAACCCTGATAGTAATTCTCAATCTTTTACCCATTTGTGGAAGTTCCCCGAGCTTATCGTATGTGAATTGAGGGGTTGATCGGCATTTCATATGAGCAAGACTCAGTGATGATTGCGCCATCGGTTAGTCCACCTAAACGCTCTTACACGCCAAGGTCTCACATCTATAGCCTAAGGATACCCTGTCTAGAGTTATCACTTGCATATTCAGTCATGGGCTTGAGAATCACGCAATAGTCGTGTGGAAGTCCTGTATCGGCACCGATATCCGGAGCGTcttaaaagaagaataagctGGGAACCAGTACATCACCACCTAAACAACCAAGTGAGGCATAATCCAATCAGATCAGTTCCATTTTTGACAGTCAACGTCATGGCTTCACAAGATCAAACGGCCCAgcagggcaagaagaagagccttATCGTCAATGCCTTTGTCATGATGTGTAGGTACCCCTCATCCCAGTCTTAGAAAATATACTGATAAGACTTTAGGTAGTGGTCATCAATCTCCAGGACTATGGAGGCACCCTGAAGATGAGTCTTGGAGGTTCAAAGACACTGAGCACTGGGTCGAATTGGCCAAGTTGCTAGAAGACGCCAAGTTTCATGGCATCTTTATCGCTGATGTGCTGGGTAAGAGACTTGTGTCATGAGGGGTTGTTTTCGGAGTACTGACTACTAAAACAGGAGGATACGATGTTTACAAGAAGTCCTTGGAACCTGCTATCATCTCCGGAGCTCAATGGCCTCTTACAGAGCCATTGGCCGTTATTCctgccatggctgctgcGACTAAGAATATTGGATTTGGTGCCACTGTTTCTGTTACATATGAGCAGCCATATCATCTTGCTCGACGGTTATCTACAGTGGATCACCTGACAATGGGCCGGTaagtttcttgtttcttgtaACTCGTTGCGAAAATCAACTAACGCTTTTATCAGTTTAGGCTGGAACGTAAGGTCGTCGAGTCTCATATCACAGTCACCGCTAATGAGATGTACAGATTGTCACTGGTTACCTAGACTCAGCCGCTCGCAACCTTGGCCATCCAGTTCAACTTGCCGTAAGTGGTCTCCTTGAAGTAATAACTCAGCTTCTGATGATAGTTAGCACGATGAACGATATGCCCAGGCCGAAGAGTATATGGAAGTCATGTATAAGCTCTTCAACTCATCCTGGCGCGACGACGCTGTCAAGCTGGACCGTGAGCGAGGTATCTACACGGATCCCGCCCTTGTTCGTCAAATCGACCATAACGGTAAATACTTCAACGTTCCCGGTCCTCACGTCGTGGACCCTAGCCCGCAGCGAACACCCCTCCTTCTTCAAGCAGGGGCCAGTAAGCCAGGTAAAGCCTTTGCAGCACAGCATGCTGAGGCTATCTTTACTTCTGCACATGCACCTGCAGTGTGTAAGAAGAACATTGCGGAGATCCGACAGGTTGCGAAGGAGCAGTTTGGCCGAGACCCGAACAACATCAAGGTTCTCGCTCTTGTCACGCCTATTCTTGGTAGgaccgaggaggaagccCGGGCGAAGTAtgatgaagcaaagaagTATGCTTCAACTGAAGGTGCTCTGTCACTGTTTGGTGGATGGACTGGTATGGACCTGAACCAATAcggcgatgacgaagaaCTTCGACAGGTTGAAAGTAACGCTGTTCGGTAAGTTTCGTCCTCATAACCCTAAGTTCTTCAACTCATATGGTTCTTCAGATCAACTGTAGAAGGCTATGCCAAGTTCTCGCCCGCAAACTCGAAGTGGACGAAGCATACTGTCGCCGAGCATGTCAGCCTTGGAGGCAACGGACCGCTATTCGTCGGTACACCCTCTCAGGTAGCTGATAGTCTGCAAGTATGGATCGACGAGGCAGACGTCGATGGGTTCAACTTTGTAAGTTCATATGTAGCCAATCACGGGATGTTACTAACTCTGACCAGGGATATGTCCTATTCCCGGGTACCTTCAAAGATATCATCGAGCTACTACTCCCTGAGCTTCGATCAAGGGGTCTCTTCTGGGACGACTACGCAGTGCCTGGTGGTAGCTACCGAGAGAACTTCTATGGCCTTCCTGGGCAGAAGTATCCTCTTGATGAGCATGCTGCTTCCAAGTATAGGTGGGCTGCTGGGGTGCCTGCAAGTGAGCACAAGATTCCGCAGTAGATATGCCTAAAATAGCTTcaaaaagataaataaagtCAAGAGTAATTTGAGTGGGAAATTTATGTGAGGTTCGGACTCTGTCAGGTAATCAAATCGCAGACGATGAGCTTCCAGATCCATTCAATACAGGCGATTGAGTCCATATAGTGCCTACGAGAAGATATTGTTATCGTTTTACTTTGATGATGTGCTAGTTTATGGATCATGTAGTGTCCTCTTGAATTCAAGGCGTGTAATGATTACATTGGAGGTAGACTCGTAGAGCTGGTCAGACGGCGTATGACTTTGGAAAGTCCTATTTACAACTCATAACGGAACTCCTTGTTCTCCAGATCCGTCAGATCCAGAAACTCGTGGTTCTCTTCCACTCTGTACTGATCACCCAGCGCAGCTCTCTCGGCATCCCTTTTCTTATTCCTTCGATCAAAGACCCATCTCATGACTAGCAAGTCAATGGTGCAAAGGAAGTAAATAATGCAGATAGAGATTTTGGCGGGAAGATATCGTGGTCCATCACGAGCCTGAAAGGTGTGAGGTGAGATGATGTTTCCGACAGTATATGCGATAGTTCCGATACACGAGAcggtgatcttcttggtaGAGCCAGCCACGTTGGAGCTTTGAAGTCCGAGAATAGTGGTCCAGCCAATGGGAATACCTCCAGTTGTGTAATATCCAATGAGGGCGGGAACCTTTTCAGTGGTAGCCATCAAGATGGCTCCGATGATGGCAGGGATATGGCCAGCAATGCAAAAGAACAGTCGTTGTCTTGTCTTCATAGCTCCGTAAGTCAGGCCAATCAGGAAAACTATCTCCCAAGCCCCGAGGGGAGTGACCAGCAACAGAGACTCCTCATTGGTGTATCCCATACCTTTAACAAGAATATTTCCGAAACTGGTGGCAATGGAGTTGGGAATGTTGGCAGCAAAAACCCAGAAGGCATATAGCCAGGTCATGCTATCAGTCAAAGCCTCCTTGACATGAGCCCACTTGAACGTCTGAGTGCCAATGCCCTGCACGTTTCCTCGAATACGCTCAAGATGCAtggctttcttctccttgtccaggaatccagcaacagcaggaGAATCGGGCATGATGAACCAGAAACTGATTCCTACCACAACAGTGAGAAGACCGAGAACGAGGAAGATAACTTGCCATCCTTTCAAAGCAGCATCTGGATCTTTGCCAACGTGCGTTGCAACGCCGTAAGCAAAATATCCACCAAACATCTGAGCGGCGCCGCAAACGGAAAACCAAATTCCAACTCGAAAAGCTTGCTCCTCTTTCGTGTACCATTGAGATGTGAAGAGGACCCAGGCTGGGACAATCGCAGCTTCGAGGGCACCCAGAAAGAACCGACAAGCGAGGAGGCCGCTGAAGTTATGGCATGCAGCCATACAAGCAAGCGTCACGCCCCAGAGTGTAACGTTGACTGATACGTACTTGGCGAGAGGGAatacttgaagaagacgaacaGTAGGGAACTGAAAGCCGAGTTggccgaagaagaaaatCGAAGCGACCCAGTTGAACTCGTTTCCCTTGAGACCAGTTGATTGTTGGATGCCAGTAACGCTCGCGTAGGAAACTGCAGTCTTGTCGATGTACTGTAAGAAGTAGACGGTACAAATAAGAGGCATGATATGAGTATCGATGCGGCGGATGAGTCGtttgttggctttggcgtCGAAGGGTTGGCTGATTCCGCCCGTTTCGTTCAACAAGTCAAGGGCAGCATCTGCTCCGTCTTTGTGAACATGATGGTCATGTTTTGATATGTCATTTACATCAGTATGGGCATTTTTGGCCGAGTTGTTAGAAGAGTCTGGTTCATCAGCCCCGATGGGAGCTGGCTCGATTGCCTTGTCATCTGCCATAGTTCAGTGAGAGAGCAGGCGAGTTTGCATGAAAAGTAGCCGCCATGGTAATCTGTTGGTGGGTGTCatacttatatctttagtttgatgaaaagaaaatgTCGACATCGCATCCTATTCATTTGAAGCCAACAGGTTCCACGTTGTGTGGAGTGATTTATCAAGGATAATCACTCCAGCTTCCTATCTTGGTTTATCATGCCCACTCAAATCGACATGTCGACCCATTATCTGAACTCCAGCCAAGCACGTCATTAGGAGCTAAATGGTGTGAGGAAAGACTACACGACCTATTCAAATTCTTCACACAACAGATACGAGTTTCTCAATGTAGAGTAATTCATGACGTTAGTGCCAATATCAGAGTCATGGTTTATAAGATGCAGGATACAGTGTATACAGCACAAGTCTACCAGGCTACCACTAAAGTGAACCAGGGCATTAAACTGCGAGTGCTGCAAAAGACTCATCCTGAGCCAGTGTTACGGAACAGCCCACTGGTTAACTGTAATCATGTCATACATACATTATGTCTCAGCCGATGAACGTTCAGCCGATGTCTAACGAGAtaccatcatggctgccaaTTGAAGCAGTATCACCTAAAGAACTGATGAAACTTGAATGGCGAACTTCATGATAACCCAAGAATTACCACAAAGAAATTTTTGTTGATTTCGTGCATCGGAATACGAAGTACGAAGCCTAATACGTCTGTGGCGTTTGAGTATCATTTCCCAAACTTTACGACGCCCGTGAAGAAAAGTTTTATAGCTCGCCAGACATTTTCACGGGTGCCATTGCGGATAAAGAAACATGCCGAGCTCTCAttcaacaagaagcttgcttATCCTGCAATTACTATCATTCTTCGGTTTCGTCCTCGCAACAGGCAGCAACTAGTCATTGCCTTGTTGTCATTGGATCACGAACGCCACTGAGTTGGTATAGTGCTGTTTTAACTTGTAGTTAATGCAACGGTGACGATCGATGAAGTTCACCAATAGTCTTGGCCCAAAAGCGCCTCAGCTTACCACGTCTGGTGGAAAGGACTGAAGTTCAGCTTGTATAAAGAAGGGCTTGCTCCCGTTGAATCTGCACTCAAAGAACCGCTTTCCTGCCAATATTTATCAGCTTTCAAACCTCATATCTGTCATTTTGGCACGCACATATCATGCCTCGATATATGATCCTCATCAAAGcttctccagaagctgaAAACCCAACTTCCACTGGACCCGAGATCTTTGAAGAAATGACCACTTTCAACGAAGAGCTTCATGCAGCTGGAGTTCTTCTCTCAGCCGACGGCCTCAGTCCAACCAAAGATGGCTACCGCGTTACATACTCCATGGATGGTCCTGCACAGGTCACCAAGGGGCCTTTTGACGTTGCGAGAGAAGGGCACGTTTGTGGCTGGTGGATTCTCAAGACCAAAGATGGCGAAGAAGCTGTCAGCTGGGCCAAGAAAATTCCATtcaaggagggcaaggttACGGTCAGGAAGATTGCTGAGTTGGATGACTTTGGGGACAGTGTGACGGATGATgtgagggagagggagaagaaactcgccaaggatcttgagaagCAACATGAACGGAATTAACAATTAAACATCAGGCTGTTCTTGATGGTATTGTGGGGgaacatggtgttgataccTCACTTCCGTATGAAGCATCATGTCAAAGCTACTTACACGTCACACTCGTTGCTGCTCATCACTTACAAGTGCTTGAATGAGACAGGATTGTTAAAATAAATTCTTGGTATTGAAATGGgtaattaagaaatataacCGGCTGAACCAATCAACTCCATGCTTTGCTATACAACATCTTGAAACCTTTTTACCCTCGGGCTAAACACAGCTCCCCTCAGCGTCCATCCCATTTACGAACTAGGGTGCCTCGTGAAGACCACCAGGTCCCTGGTATCCGTTCTGCGATGGGTGAACCCAAGGCTGACCAGCCATCTCAGCCGGAGCCTGCTGCGAGGGAGGTTTGTAGTACTCATGTGCAGGCTGGTTTTGCGCACCAACAGGCATCTCACTGGGCGGCGCGTATCCTCCAGCTGTAGTACCTTTGCCCTTTCGGAAATGTCGCCAGAGAAGAAAGCCAGCACCGGCGAGCAGGGCAATACCTCCAATGGTCGCGCCGACCGCCACGCCGGCTACAGCACCAGTGGAGAGGCCTGAATCATTTTTGTCGGAGGAAATGTCTGTTGTTGTCTCGGTCGCAGCGTCGGTCGTTGTCGTCTCAGAGAGGGCACCAGTCGATGAAGGGCTGGGGAGGGCGGTTGTTGAAGCAAGAGAGGCAGATGTCGTCTCGTCTTTGGGGACAGTAACGTTGAACGCAGCTGAGTTGGCAACGATATCGTTTGTGCCAGACTTGAAGAGGGAGTAGTGGAAGACGGCGTCTCGATTGTCACCAACTTCTGTAGAGAAACCGCCAAAGTTGACTGTCCAGATAAAACTCGTCGATGTTGTGTTTTCTAAGCATCAGATGTTAGCTGATAGGGACTTCAGAGTCGACGCGTGCGTGTGTACCTTTCAGCTGGACGAAGAACTGGGTCCCGCCGCCAGCTTGAGGATAGTCCTGCCAGAGCAACAGGTTGGTCTCTTCAAGGTCCGTATTCCATTCCACGTTCATGCTATCATCGACATCGTATGTTGGGTTGTTCTTCCATCCCGACGAACCAGATCCTCCAGGGGTGATAAAACTGGTGTCAGCAGCAACTTTGGCGGCAAAGCTGCCCAGCAGTACGGTGAAGGGCAAGATGGCAATCATTATGTCGTTATAGAGCTTCTCTCAAAGAATATCAGAACTTTCAGCCTCGCGATCCTTAACAAGAGGCTATCACGAGTTTCTGTTGATCACCCAGTCTTCAGCAGACCAAGATGATAAAAagcagaagaggaaaagcAGTAGTAGGGGAGACACCACGCTCAGTCACTCAGTCCAGTATCTGTTTCATCACTCAGCCCCGATGGGCGAAGATCCCTGTCTTAGCGTTGAAGAGGAAATTTTGGTGGCCGGGGTGTTGTCCAGTGAGACGGTGAGATTACAGGTAGGAGTTCCGCTTTCTTACACTCGAGACCACTAGCTCGGATCCTTCTGATAccaaaattaatttaatGGCGTGGATTAGGAGCGGATTTATAAGAGATTCCGACTGAGGCTGCACCGACGGGAAATTGAAGTTGAGTTAGTGGCCATAGCACGGATATGTTGAGATACCCGACGGAGGATGGTTTTCGGATCAACAACTTGAGCCACTGACCAAATATCCTGACAAAGCTATATTTACACTCTAATTGGATCCAATCTTTAcgtataaagcttaaaatcAACCGTATTATTTAAAAATGAACAATCACCGCCGTTGAGGGATAATTTTACCAAGCCACGCGATCCAAGCTAGCCAGGCCCAAGTTCGAGCTTAGACGCCCGATGATCCCTGCAACCAGTCAGCCTTAGCCATGGATATCCATGGGTTCAGGCGCCACTCCGAGGCTTGGCTTCGGGTAGGGCCCTGCCGGCCGATGTGTTTCAGCCATGAAAGCAGGTATTGACTACCCTGAAGCGACCAAAGGATGAATTTTTAGTCAGTCTGTCGAGTCCAATATGAGGTTCCAGTTAGTTCTTATGTTTCCAATGACTCAACTGTGTGCATGCGGTTGGGTTACATCTGTAGATAGAATTCTTACAGCATTGTGGCAGCTGTGCTGTGCCTTGCAGATAAATGAAACGTTAATCTCACGGCACACGCATATCGAGACCACCATTTCATCAACATAAAGGATTGTCATATCATCTTACTCATACTGATCTTGTATCAACATCAAACGTATCTCTACTTGCAAAATGCGCCAAAATCAAGCCAAAACATAGGAAACCTTTCCGATCACCAGCTCAGAGGCGAGAGTtcaccttcttcagctctccTCCATCGGAATCATTCTCACCCAAGATCTCACAAGCAAGAGCCCTTCCAGCAGCACGTCCCGAGAAGATACATCCTCCAACAAACGTTCCTTCAAGAGAATTATACCCATGTACACCTCCACCGCCAAAGCCTGCAACTTCACCAGCTGCGTATAGCCCAGGGAACGGTGTGCCGTCTGCACGCATGACATTGCTATCCAGATTCGTCTCAATACCGCCCAAGGTCTTGCGCGTAAGAATGTTCATCTGCACAGCGATCAAAGGTCCATGGGCCTTGTCAAGGAGTCTATGAGGTGGAGCAACTCGGCTTCGGCGATCGGCCCAGTATGTTCGTGCATTGTGGATAAGCATTGCTTGCGCGTCCTTCGAGAATGGGTTGTTGAACTGGCCGTCTCTTGTTTCGACCACCTCTTTGATAGCGTCGAAGTCTAGTAGTGGACCATTGCGTTTCTTGGCGAGTTCGTTCATACCGACTACTAAGTCTTCCAGGTTATCGCGGACAACAAAGTCCTTGCCGTGCTTTTGAAAGTTCTGGACAGGGACGGTGCCTTTCTTGCCAAAGATTCGAGTGAGAAGCAACCAAATGCTCTTATTAGTAACATCGGGATTCTGCTCTGAGCCAGAGAGGGCGAATTCACGggcgatgatgctctggTCGAGGATGAACCAGGTGTAGTCATATCCTGTGCTGCAGATATACTTCAACGTCGCAAGGGTATCGGAACCTGGGTAGAGGAATGGTGGCAGTCGCTTGCCAGTTGCGTCGAGCCAAAGAGATGAGGGGGCAGGGAGAACTCTGATACCGTGGTCTGGCCAGATAGGGTTCCAGTTCTGAAGACCTTCAGTGTAATGCCACATTCGGTCGCGGTTGATGACGTTTGCACCGGCATCTTCGGATATACCGATCATGCGTCCATCGACATGATGAGGAACGCCGATGACAAAGGTCTCTGGGATTTTGGGGCCTAATCTCTCGACAGGCCATGCAGCCTTGACGGCATCGACGTTTCCTCCAATGCCGCCTGAAGAAACGACAACTGCTGAGCCGTAAATTTCAAACTTGTCTTTTTCAACCCGGTTCGACTTGACGCCACgggcagcatcatcatcctccagaATTGTGCCACGTACTCCAACAGCACGTCCATTGTCGTCGACGATCAACTCATCAACTCTATGTCTGAACTTGAAGCTGACGA contains these protein-coding regions:
- a CDS encoding related to allantoate transport protein encodes the protein MADDKAIEPAPIGADEPDSSNNSAKNAHTDVNDISKHDHHVHKDGADAALDLLNETGGISQPFDAKANKRLIRRIDTHIMPLICTVYFLQYIDKTAVSYASVTGIQQSTGLKGNEFNWVASIFFFGQLGFQFPTVRLLQVFPLAKYVSVNVTLWGVTLACMAACHNFSGLLACRFFLGALEAAIVPAWVLFTSQWYTKEEQAFRVGIWFSVCGAAQMFGGYFAYGVATHVGKDPDAALKGWQVIFLVLGLLTVVVGISFWFIMPDSPAVAGFLDKEKKAMHLERIRGNVQGIGTQTFKWAHVKEALTDSMTWLYAFWVFAANIPNSIATSFGNILVKGMGYTNEESLLLVTPLGAWEIVFLIGLTYGAMKTRQRLFFCIAGHIPAIIGAILMATTEKVPALIGYYTTGGIPIGWTTILGLQSSNVAGSTKKITVSCIGTIAYTVGNIISPHTFQARDGPRYLPAKISICIIYFLCTIDLLVMRWVFDRRNKKRDAERAALGDQYRVEENHEFLDLTDLENKEFRYEL
- a CDS encoding probable 3-ketosteroid-delta-1-dehydrogenase, translated to MASQEKQPVIIVGAGLAGLVAAFELSERKVPVLLVDQENENNIGGQAFWSLGGLFMVDSSYQRRMGIKDSKELAYRDWMGSARFDREKEDYWPRKWAKAFVDFATDELEDYVRARGLGFLMNVGWAERGDGTADGHGNSVPRFHVSWGTGPEVVKIFADPVKKAAENGIVSFKFRHRVDELIVDDNGRAVGVRGTILEDDDAARGVKSNRVEKDKFEIYGSAVVVSSGGIGGNVDAVKAAWPVERLGPKIPETFVIGVPHHVDGRMIGISEDAGANVINRDRMWHYTEGLQNWNPIWPDHGIRVLPAPSSLWLDATGKRLPPFLYPGSDTLATLKYICSTGYDYTWFILDQSIIAREFALSGSEQNPDVTNKSIWLLLTRIFGKKGTVPVQNFQKHGKDFVVRDNLEDLVVGMNELAKKRNGPLLDFDAIKEVVETRDGQFNNPFSKDAQAMLIHNARTYWADRRSRVAPPHRLLDKAHGPLIAVQMNILTRKTLGGIETNLDSNVMRADGTPFPGLYAAGEVAGFGGGGVHGYNSLEGTFVGGCIFSGRAAGRALACEILGENDSDGGELKKVNSRL
- a CDS encoding related to thermophilic desulfurizing enzyme; the encoded protein is MASQDQTAQQGKKKSLIVNAFVMMCSGHQSPGLWRHPEDESWRFKDTEHWVELAKLLEDAKFHGIFIADVLGGYDVYKKSLEPAIISGAQWPLTEPLAVIPAMAAATKNIGFGATVSVTYEQPYHLARRLGWNIVTGYLDSAARNLGHPVQLAHDERYAQAEEYMEVMYKLFNSSWRDDAVKLDRERGIYTDPALVRQIDHNGKYFNVPGPHVVDPSPQRTPLLLQAGASKPGKAFAAQHAEAIFTSAHAPAVCKKNIAEIRQVAKEQFGRDPNNIKVLALVTPILGRTEEEARAKYDEAKKYASTEGALSLFGGWTGMDLNQYGDDEELRQVESNAVRSTVEGYAKFSPANSKWTKHTVAEHVSLGGNGPLFVGTPSQVADSLQVWIDEADVDGFNFGYVLFPGTFKDIIELLLPELRSRGLFWDDYAVPGGSYRENFYGLPGQKYPLDEHAASKYRWAAGVPASEHKIPQ